GACGAGCACCGACCACGCCGTGACCAGCAGGGCAACCGATGCCCACCAGCGTGGACGGCTGACCGCGGCAGACAGGCTGTATCCCACCCGGCCGGAGGTCTCCTCGGTCGCCAGCCACTGCGTGATGTGGATCCCCGCTGCTGCGGCGAGCAACGCGGTGAGCTGGACGAAGATGGTCAAGCTGGCGTTGACCGGGTCGTCGTGGTCGGCTCGGGCGACGGCGTTGAGGGCGTTCATCTGGCGGGTCAGGTATCCGAACGCGAAGGCGAACAGTGCCGTGGCGGCGATCCACCCGACACCGACGCCGGCGGTGAGCCGGGCGAGGAGGGTCAGGGGTGAGCGTATCCAGGTCGGCGCGGCGGCCGGCCCGGGTCGGGGGGTGATGATGCCTGCCCCCAGGTCACGCCGGGCGGCCACGGCGGCGGCGGTGGCGAGCGACGCGACGGCCAGCGCGCCGAAGGCGGCCCACGGCCACGACGGCGGTTCCGCGCTGAACGGCCGGATTTCGGCCAGCCAGGACTGCGGGTTGATCCAGACGGCATCCCACTGACGCGCATCCACCACAGCCCGGGCCAGGTAGCCGACGAGCCAGCATCCGGTGGCGAGGATGTACGCGGTCCGGGCCGTCCGGCAGCATTGCGCGATCAAGGCGCCGAGAGCGGTGAATGCGAGCATGAGCATCGCCAGACCACCGGCGTAACGCCAGGATCCCGCGATGGGGTAACCCAGAGCCGTGAGTGCGACCCCGTTGAGTACGGCGGTCAGCGCCGCCGTGGCCGCGGCGGCGCTGGCTCCGGCGGCAGCCGGCGCCAGCCGGTGGACCGGGTAGGAGGTCAGGATGTCCAGGCGTCCGGTGTCTTCGAGGCCGCGGGTGAACCGGATCGCCAGATGCAACCCGATCAGGGGGATCATGATCAGCGTCAGGTAGCCCATCTCGTTGGCCAGGATGCCGCCGAGGGTGTCCAGGGCGTACCCGCGGCCCTGGAGCGCCGCACTGCCACTCATCACCTGGTACGCGTCGGCGTAGTGGTCGCGGGCGGCCTGCTCGGAGTACGTACCGTTGATGGTGGCCGCACTCGTGGCCACCAGCGCGGCGACCACGATCGGCCAGCCGATCACCTGCGGCAGGCCGGTACGCAAGCTCAACGACAGAAAGCGCCAGTAGCCGGTCATCGCGCCGCGCCCTCGGCCACGGCGTAGGGGACGTCACTGCGGTAGTTGGTGAGGAACAGTTCGTCGAGGCTGGGTGGCTGGACGTTGAGGCTGCTCGGACCGGCGGTGAGGACGCAACCGACTGCTGCGGCAAGGGTTGCCGGGCCGGCCCGGAAGGTGACGTGCGTGCCGTCCGGCCGCGTCACCACGGACAGGTCGACGAGGCCGTCGAGCCGATCCAGTCCGGACACCGCACACCTTGTCACCGCGTCCACCCGGGTGAGGGTGTGATCACGCAGGTCGGCCAACGTGCCGGTCCGGATCACCGTACCGCGCCTGATGATGCTCACCCGGTCACACAGAGCTTCCGCCTCGGACAGGATGTGGCTGCTCAACAACACCGTGCGGCCGTCGTTCCGCAGCTCTCGCACGCACTGTTGGAACACCTCCTCCATCAGCGGGTCCAGTCCCGAGGTCGGTTCGTCGAGCAGGAACAGGTCGGCGTTCGTGCCGAGCGCCGCGATCAGTGCCACCTTCTGCCGGTTGCCCTTCGAGTAGGTCCGCGTGCGTTTCGTCGGGTCCAGTTCGAACCGGTCGATCAACTCGCGCCGGCGACGCGGGTCGGTGCCGCCGTGGAGCCGGCCGAGGATGTCGATGCACGCTCCGCCGGTCAGTCCCGGCCACAGCGCCACGTCGCCCGGGACGTACGCCAGGCGCCGGTGGGCCTGCACCGACTGGGCCCAGCAGTCCAGGCCGAAGACCTTTGCCTCGCCGTCGTCCACCCGAAGCTGGCCGAGCAGGGCCCGGATGGTGGTGCTCTTGCCGGCGCCGTTGGGGCCGAGGAAGCCGTGCACCTCGCCCTTGGCGACCGTGAGGTCCAGGCCGTTGAGCGCCATCGTCCGGCCGAACGCCTTGCGCACTCCTCGCACGGTGATCGCATCCATCCTGGCATCCTGACACAGGAAGACAGTAGCTGTCATGTTGGCAGCCACTACCGATAGCGGCCGCCCGCCGGTCGATAGGATGACGGGCGTGCCACTTAACCTGCGTCAACGCAACCGGATGGCCGCAATCCGGGCCGTCCAGGACACGGCCATGAACCTTTTCGACGCCCAGGGTTACCACAACGTCACCATCGAGGACATCTGCCGGGAAGCGGGCGTTTCGCCGTCCACCTTCTACCGCTATTTCGTGACCAAAGAGGGACTGTTCACGGTCGATCCTTTTGCCGCCGTCGGTGCCGACGGTTTCCGCGAAGTCCTCGACCTCGACGACCTACCCGGCACGATGGAACGCCTCGCGGCCAGCGCCGGGCCCGGCGGCCCGTGGCGCGGAATGCGCTACGTACTGGAAGAGCCGACCGTGCGGGCCGCCGTCTACGCCACCATGGATGCCATGGCCGGCCGCCTCGCCGCGGCTCTCGCCGACCGTGGACACGACGCCATCCAAGCCCGGGTGCTGGCCCGCACCTACCTGTTCGGCGTCTACTTCGGCGCCCTCGAACAATGGCACAGTGACGGCCGGACCCGGCCCATCGGCGAATACGCCCGCGCGGCTCTGGACGCGATCGAGACCCGCGCGGGCGCCGCCGGACGGCAGCCGGGTGCGGCAGACTGACGCCACGCCGGCGCGCCCGCGCGGCGTTCCGCTCGGGCCGGCAAGTGGCAGGCACGGTTTTCGCGGGTGATTCGCACAGCTGGCGGATTTCGTCGCCCGACTGCGGCAAACCTTGACAGCACGGCGTCTGGATCTGCCGCCGACCGAACGGCCGGTTATCACCCGGTCGAGACGTCTCCGCCGATGCCGATCTCGCGCCGGTCTACCAGGCCAACCGATCCAGCAGTGAGGTGCGGACCGATCCGCCGCCCAGCGTAACGCTCGGCGACTGGTACGCGGTGTTGCCCGTGGTCTCCAGGTCGCCACCTGTCCGCGTGGCCGCTTCAAGCGCTGACAACCGGACAGAGGGATCAACTGCGTCAGGCTGTCATCGGTGCGGGGCGGTGTACCGTCCGAAGTGGCAGCCTGCCGGGGATGGTCGGCAGGGATCTCATGTGACCTGGGAGTGCCGCTGATGCCTCGTCGGCCTATACCTGCTGATCCGTCGATTGGTGATCGCATCCGGGCTCGTCGGGAGTTGCGTGGTTGGAGTGTGCGGTACGCGGCCAGTCGGGGATCTCTCATACGTCGTGGTCGCGGATTGAGCGTGGTCAGCAGCGCACGGACCGGTACATGGTGGTGGATCTGGCGGCGGCTCTTGAATGTTCGGTGGTTGACCTGACTGGGCAGGCGTACATGCCGGCTGATCGACAGCTTGATGCGGCTCGCATCGATGCGGAGCGGGTGTGGCGGATCATGATGGATACGCCGATGGCTAGACGTTCCAGTGCGGTGGCGACTGTTGAGCAGGTGCGTCGGGAGGCGGCGCTCGTGCGTGAACTGTACGGGCGGTGCGACTACGCGGGTGCGCTGCGGCGGCTCGTTGATCTGGTGCCGGCGATGCACAGTCTGGCTGATCGACGGGTGGCGTTGATGGTGATGGTGCCGGTGTACGGCGTGGTGATGGGGTCGTTGCTGAATGTGAGTTTTCCGGCGCACGCATGGCTGGCTGCGGAGCGGTGTGCCGAGGCGGCGGGGTTGCTCGATGACCCGGTGGCGGTCGGGGTCGCGGCGGCCAATCGAGCGCGGGTGTTGGCCTATTCGGGGGCGTACGGTCCGGCGCGGACGCTGTGTGATGCCGCCGCATCTGATCTTGCCGGTAGCGGGACGGAAGGGGCGTTGGACGTGCTGGGGTTCCTGCACCTGGCGCGGGCGCTTCACCTCGGCGGGCTGCATGACGAGGCCGGTGCGGAGGAGCATCTTGCCGAGGCCGGGCGGATCGCGGCGCACACCGGGGAAACCGAGAGCTGGGATCTCGCCTGGGGGCCACGGAACGTGACGCTGTGGTTGATGGCGTTCCTGCTCGACACGGGCCGTCCGGAGGCGGCGATGAAGACAGCGGCGGGTGTGGAGTTGGCGGGTCTGCCAGCGGTGCGACAGATTTACTTCTGGCTCGATATGGGCCGTGCCGCCGAGGCGGTCGGTCGGGACCGCGATGCCGTACGGATGCTCCTCGCGGCGGAGCGGATCGGGCCGCAGCATGCCCGCTCGTCGGTGGCGGCGCGGGAGACGGCCCGGTCGTTGCTGCGCAAGGGGTCGATGTCACCGGAGTTGCGAGGACTGTGCGAGCGGCTGAGCCTGGCCGCGTAGTTAGGGCGGCTCCGGTGCTCGCCGACTTGTGGCGAGGAATGACAAGCTTGATATGGCTGCTTCCGCAACAAGGGATCTCGGTTCAGATCCAGCCCTCAGTGAGGTGAGTTCCAGTGCCGGAACAGTTGCTGTACCTCCGCATGCCAGCGGACGGCCCCGTCGGTCCAGCCGGCACCTGGCTGTCCTGTTGTGGCATTGACAACCAGTGCGGGCAATGATGGTTCACCGGCTGCGATGCACTCATCGGCGACCTGGGCGAGCACGTGGCGCATCTGATTTCGGAGATCTATGCCGGCCATGCCGATGGCCCGCCCCAGTTCGCCGTAGGTGAGCAGTGACCTTCGCATTGCGGCGATGATCAGGGCTGCACGAGCCATCCGGACCCACTGTTCCCGTTGCTCACTTGCCATGCCTGCAAGCGTGACACCTGCTCATCTCTTGATCGACCCTTCGAACAGCCCACTCGCCACGGGCCGTACGGATGGCGTCGAAACTGCCCTGGCGTACTGGCCTGAAGTTGTTGGTTCAAGGTCGGGATGCTGCCAGGACCAGGGGTCGCCGGCGTGTGAGGGTTATGGGACGGTCTGTCGATCGGTAGCGTTGGGCGTGATCGCGGCCGATCAATCGGTTCCGCGTCCCGCGCTATGCGAGGAGGTTCCGGGTGGATTCCTTGCCGGAGTTGACGTTCGGGCAGCGGTTGAAGGTCTACCGGGAGCGGTCCGGGAAGACTCGGGCGGTGCTCGGTGGGTTGGTGGGGCGCAGCGCCGAGTGGGTCAAGGCGGTGGAGACCGATCGGATTCTGCCGCCGCGCATTCACATGCTGGATCGGATCGCGCGTGCCCTCAAGATCGACGTGTCGGTGTTGGCCGTGGAGCTTGGTGACCGCTCTGCTGTGGTCAACGGGCCGGAGCATCCGGCGCTGGGATCGGTCCGGGACGCCGTTAACCGCGTCGCGTTCTCCGGCGACGACCCGGCCGAATCGCTGTCCAGTCTGAGGGAGCGGCTTGCGGTGGCGTGGCGGGCACGTCATCAGGCGTCGGATCACCGTACGGTGCTGGGTGGGTTGTTGCCGGGGCTGCTGCGGGACGGGCAGCGTGCCGTGTTGGCGTACGAAGGTGACGAGCGTCGGCAGGCACAAGCGCTGTTGGCAGAGACGCTCGGGTTGGCGCAGATTTTCATTGCGTACCAGCCTGCCGCCGAGTTGCTCTGGCGGGTGGCGGACCGGGCGATGGTGGCGGCACAGGAGTCCGGCGACCCGGAGGCGATCGCGCGGGCGGGGTGGTTCCTGGGTCAGGTGCATCGGGACGCGGGGGACTGGGACACGGCGATGGCGGTGACCCTGGACGTGCTCTCGGCTCTGGAGCCGCAGGTGGTCGATGGGAGCACGAATCTGCTGGCGCTGTGGGGTGCACTGAACTTCGAGGCCGCGTACACAGCTGCTCGTGCAGGTGAGGAAGGACGGGCGTGGCGGTACTGGGATCGTGCGGACCAGGTGGCGCAGCGCCTGCCGCAGGGTTTCTACCAGCCGCAGACGTCGTTTTCCCGGGTCATCATGGGCGCTCACGCGGTGACGGTGGCGGTGGAGTTGCAGAAGTCGGGTGAGGCGGTGCGGCAGGCCCGTCGTCATGATGCGGCGGCGATTCCGTCGAGGCCGCGTCGGGCACGCCATCTCATCGAGGTCGCGCGGGCGCACTACGGCAAGGACGACAAGGAGTCGACTGTGGCGACGCTGCGGCGGGCGTACGAGTCGGCTCCTGAGACGATCCGCTTCAATGGGTACGCCCGTCAGATCACCTTGGATTTGCTCGACGGGCCACGCTCCACCCGCAACGATGCTCGTGATCTGGCGATAAAGGTTGGCCTCGCCTCTTGAATCGCGGGTAGGAACCTTACCCATTCCGCCTCGCGACTGACCGTAGTTTTTCGCTCACGGGATGCGGTGGGCGATGTTGGTCCTTCAGGAGCATGACGCCGCGCCCCTACCAGCGGAGGTGGGGATGAGCGAGAACTCTTCGTCCAAGAGTCGGGGCGAGCAGATCCAGGAGGCGGAGCGGGAGGCGGCGAGGCAGCGGATTCTTGCTCAGGCTGAGGCGGAACGGATACCGGTCGAGGAGACGACTCGGGCGGTGCCGGATCGGCCGTGGCGTCGTCGTGACCGGTGACCGGGTGCCGATCGGTCGGCGGGTGGCGTATCTGCGGGCGCGGCGGCGGTTGTCGCAGCAGACCCTTGCTGATCGGTTGGGCAAGTCGAAGAGTTGGGTGGACAAGGTCGAGCGTGGGGTCCGCCGCCTGGAGCGGGTGTCGACGATCCGGGAGGTCGCCTCGGTGTTGCGGGTCGACGCGGCGACGCTGCTCGGTCGGGACGCCCAGCCCGCCGGTATGGTCGAGCGGGACGAGGACGTGGCGCGGGTTCGGGCAGCCTTGTCGGCGTACGAGATAGGGCGTGACCGGCCGGCGCCGGTGCTGCCGGACGACCAGGTTGCCCGGCACGTCGGGTACGCCTGGACGGCATATCAGCATGCTCGATATCCGCAGGTGGTGGAGCTGATACCGAGTCTGCTCAGCGATGTGCGGCGCGCGTATGCCCGGGATCCGTCGGCTGGGCGTCTGGTGGTGGAGGCGTATCGGGTGACGGCTGCCCTGTTGGTGAAGCTGGGTCAGGCGGATCTGGCGTGGCTGGCGGCGGATCGGGCGATGGCTGCCGCTGCGGGTGATCCCGTGTTGGTGGGGTGTGCGGCGGTGCAGCTTGGGCAGGTGTTGCGGTCCTCGGGTCGGGCGCGGTCGGTGTTGCTGGCGGCGGCGTACCGGATTGCTCCTTCGGATTTTGATTCCGGTGGGGTGGGGGAGGTGTCGTTGTGTGGGGCGTTGGTGGTGCAGGCGGGGTTGGTGGCGGCTCGGTGTGGTGAGGAGCGGGTCAGCGGCGAGTTGTTGGACGAGGCTGCTGAGATGGCGGTGCGGGTGGGGGAGGGGTTCGACCTGCATCGGACGGGGTTCGGGCCGACGGCGGTGGAGCTGGCTCGGGTAACCGCTGCGGTGGAGTTGGGTGACGGGTCGGCGGCGGTCGCCCGGCACCGGCAGGCGATCCGCCGGGCTGGGTGGGGGGTGTTGCCGGTTGAGCATCGGGCCGCGTACCTGATTGATGCTGCCCGCGCGTATCTCCAGGTCGATGATCCGGCCAACGCGGCGCGGGTGCTGCTGAATGCAGAGCGGCTGGCGCCGTACGAGGTACGCCGCCGCCCGGTGGGCCGGGACGTGCTGGCGGAGATCGCCCGTGCTCCGAAGGCTCCGGCGATGGTCGGTGAGTTGGCGCTGAGCCTCGGGCTGGTGTGACCGGTGACCGCGCCGTTCCTGTCGCTCGCGCAGATCCGTAACCGGCTGACCCTCGCGGCCCGGCGCACCCTTCGCGACCGGAGGTGGCAGGGGAGCCGGTGCCCGGTGTGCGGCGCGGCGGATGCCCTCCGGGCGCTGGCGAAAATACAGCAGCGAAGTACAGCAACCGTGCCAACCGAACCCGACGAGCACGAGCGCCACCAGGCCGGACGACCTCGCACGGCACCCGATCCGGCCAGCCTGCCGTGAGTTCACACCGAAGAGGTCACTGGTTCGATCCCAGTATCGCCCACCGTAAATATTCGCAGGTTGGAAGCCCGTGACCGGAAGCGCCGGTAACGGGCTTCTGGCCGTTGACCCCTTGAATTGGGAGCAGGATGGGAGCAGGCCGCTCCCTGATCAACCACCCATCATGCTCGTACCTGACGTGAGGATGAAGGAGCATCCGCCCGGCTGTCCGACTCCTGCTCTGACCGACGATTGCTGTCTTCAAACGGATTCGTCGACTGTCCGGGTGGCCCCTACGTGAGGCGACGAAAGCCCGGGATCGCCGCTGGCCACCCACCGCCCCCGCATGGCAGCGGATCGCCGGGTCGCGGACCGGGCGCGGGCGGTGGAGATCCTGGACCGCGCGCACGACTCGGCCGAACTGGCCCGAGCGGAGCTTCGCAGTGTCGTACGCGGGATGCTGCCCCCGGTGCTCGACGACCGTGGGCTCGCCGCCGCGCTCGACGACCGTGGGCTCGCCGCCGCGCTCGACGGCCTGGCGACCGCGCCGACCGGCGGGTGACGGCGGTCCTGCGTCACCTCGAAGACGCCCAGCGGCGCGGCTAGTACAGCCTGCGCTACCCCGGTCGGCCAGTACGCTGGATCGTCCGATAGCCCGTCTGACCATAGCTTTTTCCATGTCATCGTCCTCTGACGACATGGAGAGGTTGGTCCAGATGTCCGTCCGCGTTGGACGCCCCGCCGACCCGGCGGTCCGCGTGATACAGCTCGCCCGTACGTATGGTTCCGGACCGCAGGCGGTCACCGCGCTCGCCGGCGTCGACGCGGAGTTCCACCGCGGCACGTTCACTGCGGTGATGGGGCCGTCCGGTTCCGGCAAGAGCACCCTGTTGCAGACCGCGGCCGGCCTGGACCGGCCCTCCTCCGGGCAGGTGTGGATCGGTGACCAGGAGCTGTCGCGACTGTCGGAGACGAGGCTGACCAAGCTGCGGCGCAGCCGGATCGGCTTCGTCTTCCAGGCATTCAACCTGATCGGCGCGCTGAACGTCGAGGAGAACATCCACCTGCCGCTGCGGCTGTCCGGGGCACGCCCCAACGCGACGTGGCTGCGCCAGGTGGTGGACCGGGTCGGGCTCGGCGACCGGCTGCACCACCGCCCCGCCGAGTTGTCCGGCGGGCAGCAGCAGCGGGTGGCGATCGCCCGGGCACTGGCGATGCGCCCCGAGGTGATCTTCTGTGACGAGCCGACCGGCGCGCTGGACACCCAGACCGCCGCTGACGTGCTGGCCCTGCTGCGGTCGGTGGTGGACGAGTCGCAGCAGACGGTGATCATGGTGACCCACGATCCGGTGGCGGCCTCGTACGCCGACCGGGTGATGGTCCTGGCCGACGGCCGGATCGTGCGGGACATGCCCCAGCCGGGTGCGGAGCAGATCGCCGAGCAGTTGGCGTGGCTCGGCCGCCGCCAGCTCACCACTGTGGAGAGCTGAGCGATGCTGATGCTCGCCCTCCGGATGCTGCGCCACCGCATCGGCAGCGCGGTCGCCACCCTCGTCGCGCTCACCTGCGGCGTCATGATCCTCATGTCGATGGGCGTGCTGGTCGAGTCCGGGATGCGGTTCACACCCGCACCGCAGCGGTACCCGGCCGCCGACATCCTGGTCGCGGATCGCGACATGACCATCGAGCACACCGAGTTCGGTCAGACCACCACGGTCACCGTGGACCTGCCCACCGGCGGAAGCGTGCCGGTCGACCTGGCCGACCGCATCGGGCGGCTGCCCGGCGTGGCGGTCGCCGCCGCCGACCGCTCGATCCAGGCGGTCGTACCGATCCAGGACACGGCACAGGAGGCGGTCGCGCACGGTTGGAGCAGCGCCGCGCTCACCCCGTACCGGATCGTCGACGGCAACCGGCCGGACACCACCGACGAGGTCGCCATCGACACCCGGCTCGCCACGGCGGCCGGTGCCCAGCTTCGGCCCGGTGATCAGATCCCGGTCCGCGCCGCCGGATCGGAGCGCCAGTACCGGGTCAGCGGCATCGTGGACCGTACCGCCACCGGTGACACCCCGGCCGCGATCTTCTTCACCGACGACCACGCCGCGGCGCTCAGTGGCAGCCCGGACCGGGCCGGACTGATCGGGATCGTCCTGGCCCAGGGCGCGGACTCCGCCGCCGTCACGAGCGAGGTCGGCCGGCTGGCCGCCGAATCCGGCGCGACCGTCCACACCGGCGACGATCGCGGAAAGCTCGAACAGTCCGAGGCACTCGCGGCGGCCACCATGCTGATCCAGCTCGGTGCCGTCTTCGGCGGCTACGTCGCCGGGCTCGTGATGTTCGTCGTCGCCGGAACGATCGGCCTGGCGGTCCGCCACCGCCGCCGCGACCTGGCCCTGTTGCGTGCCGTCGCGGCGACCCCGGGACAGGTACGCCTGATGATCGTCGCCGAGGTCGCGCAGTTGAGCATCGTCTCAGCCGTGCTCGGCGTCCCTGCCGGGCTGTGGGTGACCGACTGGGTGCACGGACAGCTCATGACCAGAGGCTTCATCCCCGACGGCTTCCCGATCGCCGGCGGGGTGCTCTCCGCGGTGGCGGTCAGCGCGGCGACGGTGCTGGTGGCGGTGACGGCAGGGCTGATCGCGGCCCGCCGTACGGTGAAGATCCGCCCGACCGAGGCGCTCGGCGAGGTCGCCGTGGAGCCGGCCCGCAGCAGCCGCGTCCGGCTCGTCGCCGGTCTGATCGCGCTCGGCGGCGGGGTCACGCTGACCATGTTCGGTACGGCCCTCCGTGGCGAAGCAGCGCTCGGCGCGGCGCTGGGCATGCTGTTCGTCTTCGTGCTCGCCGCCGCGCTGCTCGCGCCGTGGATCAACCGGTACGCCGCGCAGGTACTCGGCCCGGTGCTGCGTGCCGTGTGGGGCGACAGTGGATACCTGGCGGCGGCCAACCTGCGGGCGAACGCTCGGGGCATGGCGACCGTACTGACCGCGCTGGTGCTGTCGGTCGGCTTCGGTGGTTCGATCTGGTTCTTGCAGGACAACCTGGAGCGGGAAAGCATCGCCCAGACCCGCGACGGAATGCTGGCCCAGCACGCGCTGGTGTCGGCGGTCGGGCTGCCGGCTACCGCCGTGGCGGACGCCCGCCAGGTGCCCGGCGTCGTCGCCGCCACCGGAATCCGGCGTACCTCGGTGATCGTCCCGGTGATGGGGGGCGTCGAACCCGTCGCCGCCCAGGTGATCGACCCCGACGGGGCCGACCGGGCCCTGGACCTGTCGGTCACCGAGGGCAGCCTCGCTGACCTGCGTGGCGACGCCGTGGCAATGTCGACCTTGCAGGCGTCCACACAGGGGGCGGATCTCGGCGACCAGGTCGAGTTCTGGCTCGGTGACGGCACCCCGGTGTCGTTGCGGCTGGTCGCCGTCTACGAACGCGGGCTCGCCTTCGGGGACGTGACTCTCCACCGGGAGACGGGCGACGGCCACACCCCGACCAACCTCGACGACCAGGTCCTGATCAGCACCGTACCGGGCGACGCCGAGGCCGTCGCCGGGCTCGCCGGCCTGGTCGAGCGGTACCCGGGCAGCGGCCTGATCGACACCGGGGTCATCGGCGCCCAGCTCGCCACCGACCTGGCGCTCAGCGCCTGGCTGAACAAGCTGCTCATCGGCGTCATGGTCGGCTACGCCGCCCTCGCCGCCGCCAACACCATGATCATGGCGGCGCTGGCCCGGGGCCGCGAGCTGGCCCTGCTGCGCCTGGTCGGCGTCACGACCCGTCAGGTCAAGCGGATGGTGCACGCCGAACAGGCCGGCCTGCTCGGCACGTCGCTGCTCATCGGTGGCGTCATCGCCGCCGTCACGCTGGTCTCAGTGGTCCGGACGATGACCGGGCAACTGATCCCGTACGTCCCGCCGCTCGGCTGGATCTCGATCATCGGCGGTACCGCGCTGCTCGCGCTGGTCACCACCGTCGCCCCCATCAGCGTGCTCCTTCGTACGCCGCCGGTGCACAGCATCGGCGTCAAGGAGTGACCGCCAGTCAGTCCACCGCAGGCTCCGACGAATCGTCGTCGGCTCCGTGGATCGGCGCACAGGGTGCCCGGTCCGAACACTCACCAGGAGGTTCCATGTCAACGCTACACACCGAGAGGTATGGCAAGGCGAACACCAACGACGACGGCACCGCGACGCCGCGCAAGCGGTTCGGCGCCGGACGCCGCACCGCCGCCGCACTGGCGCTCGTCGCGCTGACCGGCACCGCCGGCATCGGACTTCAGCACGCCGACGCCGCGCAGGCCCACCGCCCGAAGAAGGACACCATCCAGAGCAGCCTGGACGCCCTGGTCAAGGCCGGCGTCGCGCCCGGGGCGCTGGCCTCGGTACGGGACAGCACGGGCCGCGTCACCAACTACACCGCCGGCGTCAACGACCCGCGTACCCGGGCGAAGGTGCCCACCGACGGGTACGTACGGATGGCGAGCAACACCAAGATGTACACCGCCGTCGCCGTCCTACAGCTCGTCGACGAGGGCAAGGTGCAGCTGGACGAGCCGATCGAGACGTACCTGCCGGGGCTGGTCCGTGGCAAGGGATTCGACGGACACACCATCACGGTCCGGCACCTGCTGGGTATGACCAGCGGCCTGCCCGAGTATGACCTGCCGGATGTCTCCGTGTGGAGCAAGAGGTACTACGAGCCGCGCGACATGCTCGACTCGGCGTTCGCCCACGAGGCGCACGCCCCGGCCCCCGGCGGGCAGGTGCAGTACCGCAACGCCAACTACATCGTGGCCGGTCTGCTGGTGCAGAAGGTCACCGGTCGCCCGCTGGCCGAAGTGATCACCAACAAGATCCTGAAGCCGGTCGGGCTGCACGAGACGTACTGGCCGAGTGTCGGTGACAAGACCATCCGCCGGCCGTACGCCAAGGGCTACCTGCCGGACCCGGAGACGATGAAGTGGGTCGACACCACCCAGGTGGATCCCTCCATCGCCTGGGCGGCCGGCCAGATGATCTCCACCCCGAGTGACCTCAACAAGTTCCTGGTGGCGCTGCAGAACGGGAAGCTGATCTCGCCTGCGACCCTGGCCGAGATGCGCGACAGCAAGGTCTTCCTCCCCGGTGGCGAGGCTTTCCCGGACCTGGTGTGGCACTACGGCCTCGGCACCACCGGGTACGACCTCTCCTGCGGCGGTCGCGCCTGGGGGCACGGCGGTGACATCGACGGCTACTCCAGCCGGACCGCCATCACCGCCGACGGTCGGGCCGTGACCATCGTGGTGACCGCCGAATCGAGCCCGGTCCCCGACGGCATCTTCCAGGTCCTGGACGCCTTCGACGCCGCCCTGTGCGCCGGCAGTTAGCTGTCGCGAGTCAACTTGCCCCGGTCCCTTCGCCCGAACAGCCACTGGCGGAGCGATCCGCCGCCGGTGCCGGAACGCCTGGCGTACCCGCACCGGCGGCGGCCCGGCCGCCATCC
This DNA window, taken from Micromonospora sp. FIMYZ51, encodes the following:
- a CDS encoding helix-turn-helix domain-containing protein, with amino-acid sequence MTGDRVPIGRRVAYLRARRRLSQQTLADRLGKSKSWVDKVERGVRRLERVSTIREVASVLRVDAATLLGRDAQPAGMVERDEDVARVRAALSAYEIGRDRPAPVLPDDQVARHVGYAWTAYQHARYPQVVELIPSLLSDVRRAYARDPSAGRLVVEAYRVTAALLVKLGQADLAWLAADRAMAAAAGDPVLVGCAAVQLGQVLRSSGRARSVLLAAAYRIAPSDFDSGGVGEVSLCGALVVQAGLVAARCGEERVSGELLDEAAEMAVRVGEGFDLHRTGFGPTAVELARVTAAVELGDGSAAVARHRQAIRRAGWGVLPVEHRAAYLIDAARAYLQVDDPANAARVLLNAERLAPYEVRRRPVGRDVLAEIARAPKAPAMVGELALSLGLV
- a CDS encoding helix-turn-helix domain-containing protein; this encodes MLAATTDSGRPPVDRMTGVPLNLRQRNRMAAIRAVQDTAMNLFDAQGYHNVTIEDICREAGVSPSTFYRYFVTKEGLFTVDPFAAVGADGFREVLDLDDLPGTMERLAASAGPGGPWRGMRYVLEEPTVRAAVYATMDAMAGRLAAALADRGHDAIQARVLARTYLFGVYFGALEQWHSDGRTRPIGEYARAALDAIETRAGAAGRQPGAAD
- a CDS encoding ABC transporter ATP-binding protein — protein: MDAITVRGVRKAFGRTMALNGLDLTVAKGEVHGFLGPNGAGKSTTIRALLGQLRVDDGEAKVFGLDCWAQSVQAHRRLAYVPGDVALWPGLTGGACIDILGRLHGGTDPRRRRELIDRFELDPTKRTRTYSKGNRQKVALIAALGTNADLFLLDEPTSGLDPLMEEVFQQCVRELRNDGRTVLLSSHILSEAEALCDRVSIIRRGTVIRTGTLADLRDHTLTRVDAVTRCAVSGLDRLDGLVDLSVVTRPDGTHVTFRAGPATLAAAVGCVLTAGPSSLNVQPPSLDELFLTNYRSDVPYAVAEGAAR
- a CDS encoding XRE family transcriptional regulator; the protein is MVVDLAAALECSVVDLTGQAYMPADRQLDAARIDAERVWRIMMDTPMARRSSAVATVEQVRREAALVRELYGRCDYAGALRRLVDLVPAMHSLADRRVALMVMVPVYGVVMGSLLNVSFPAHAWLAAERCAEAAGLLDDPVAVGVAAANRARVLAYSGAYGPARTLCDAAASDLAGSGTEGALDVLGFLHLARALHLGGLHDEAGAEEHLAEAGRIAAHTGETESWDLAWGPRNVTLWLMAFLLDTGRPEAAMKTAAGVELAGLPAVRQIYFWLDMGRAAEAVGRDRDAVRMLLAAERIGPQHARSSVAARETARSLLRKGSMSPELRGLCERLSLAA
- a CDS encoding helix-turn-helix transcriptional regulator, which encodes MDSLPELTFGQRLKVYRERSGKTRAVLGGLVGRSAEWVKAVETDRILPPRIHMLDRIARALKIDVSVLAVELGDRSAVVNGPEHPALGSVRDAVNRVAFSGDDPAESLSSLRERLAVAWRARHQASDHRTVLGGLLPGLLRDGQRAVLAYEGDERRQAQALLAETLGLAQIFIAYQPAAELLWRVADRAMVAAQESGDPEAIARAGWFLGQVHRDAGDWDTAMAVTLDVLSALEPQVVDGSTNLLALWGALNFEAAYTAARAGEEGRAWRYWDRADQVAQRLPQGFYQPQTSFSRVIMGAHAVTVAVELQKSGEAVRQARRHDAAAIPSRPRRARHLIEVARAHYGKDDKESTVATLRRAYESAPETIRFNGYARQITLDLLDGPRSTRNDARDLAIKVGLAS
- a CDS encoding ABC transporter ATP-binding protein, producing the protein MSVRVGRPADPAVRVIQLARTYGSGPQAVTALAGVDAEFHRGTFTAVMGPSGSGKSTLLQTAAGLDRPSSGQVWIGDQELSRLSETRLTKLRRSRIGFVFQAFNLIGALNVEENIHLPLRLSGARPNATWLRQVVDRVGLGDRLHHRPAELSGGQQQRVAIARALAMRPEVIFCDEPTGALDTQTAADVLALLRSVVDESQQTVIMVTHDPVAASYADRVMVLADGRIVRDMPQPGAEQIAEQLAWLGRRQLTTVES